A window of the Lactuca sativa cultivar Salinas chromosome 5, Lsat_Salinas_v11, whole genome shotgun sequence genome harbors these coding sequences:
- the LOC111902410 gene encoding uncharacterized protein LOC111902410 produces MEGENTLIEDVPILEMEDEDQNDGSDLDDSEHEDTLDYTSSDSNSNTETTKKTRKRGLTRLPKLRTEHTNSGGRKKHVKFDEFGRFAGKYRSQLPTYLGDLVRERVGVSVFNWKKVTKEVKEKLWEEITRFYEIEDSRRKYIMNPLGMLLRNFRRKLYAKYIEPNLGNTAKLKRIPKRYRTIILSQDHWDKFVEHTQSHKFKDTSRKAIVARSKSNYNHRMGRGGYTTLREKLGSSGSIKKDVKELSKGKIGIELLKIEDTCGLLEI; encoded by the exons ATGGAAGGAGAAAACACATTGATTGAAGATGTGCCTATATTGGAAATGGAGGATGAGGACCAAAATGATGGATCTGATCTAGATGATTCAGAACATGAAGACACATTGGATTACACTTCCAGCGATTCCAATAGCAATACAGAGACTACAAAGAAAACAAGGAAGAGGGGATTGACTCGATTGCCAAAGTTACGGACCGAACATACAAATTCTGGTGGAAGAAAAAAACATGTAAAGTTTGATGAATTTGGAAGGTTTGCAGGGAAGTATAGATCACAGTTACCAACTTATCTGGGAGACTTAGTACGGGAAAGGGTAGGAGTTAGTGTTTTCAATTGGAAGAAGGTAACAAAAGAAGTCAAGGAGAAACTATGGGAAGAGATAACG CGTTTTTATGAAATTGAGGATAGTCGAAGAAAATATATAATGAATCCGCTTGGTATGCTTCTACGGAATTTTAGAAGAAAATTGTATGCAAAATACATAGAGCCCAACTTAGGGAATACCGCCAAGCTTAAAAGAATTCCTAAACGATACCGTACAATAATTCTTAGCCAAGATCATTGGGACAAGTTCGTTGAACACACACAGTCACACAAATTCAAG GATACGTCGAGAAAGGCGATAGTAGCGCGTTCGAAGTCGAATTATAATCACCGGATGGGACGAGGAGGATATACGACTCTAAGAGAGAAACTG GGAAGCTCTGGTAGTATAAAAAAAGATGTAAAAGAGTTATCAAAGGGTAAAATTGGAATTGAGTTATTAAAAATAGAGGATACATGTGGTTTGTTAGAAATTTGA
- the LOC128134165 gene encoding formin-like protein 14 produces the protein MDIWALTNTTITCRHCHHPPPPLVTATTTATITATTIATTIITTTATTTTTVSTTNHYHHHHHLPPPPPPTTTITTIYLHHHHHKHQPLLPPPPPPATTTYHCHHHLPPPPPPQTPTITTTTTTCNHHLPSPPPPPLPPLPVTCQHHSYHYCRHHHLPMSSPLPTSTTTNTNHYYHHLQPPPTITTATATTTPTHHLPPPPIRLLQIINISTES, from the coding sequence ATGGATATATGGGCATTAACAAACACCACAATCACCTGCCGTCACTGCCACCATCCACCGCCACCACTTGTCACCgctaccaccaccgccaccattaCTGCTACCACCATCGCCACCACCATCATTACCACTACCGCCACCACCACAACTACAGTCTCCACCACCAAccattaccaccaccaccaccacctaccacctccaccaccacctactACTACCATCACTACCAtctacctccaccaccaccaccacaaacaCCAACcattactaccaccaccaccaccacctgcaaCCACCACCTACCATTGCCACCACCacctacctccaccaccaccaccacaaacaCCAACcattactaccaccaccaccacctgcaaCCACCACCTACCAtcgccaccaccaccgccactacCACCCCTACCCGTCACCTGCCAGCACCATAGTTACCACTActgccgccaccaccacctaccaATGTCGTCGCCACTGCCTACCTCCACCACCACAAACACCAACCATTACTACCACCACCTGCAACCACCACCTACCATCACCACCGCCACTGCCACTACCACCCCCACCCATCACCTGCCACCACCACCTATTAGATTACTACAGATAATCAACATATCCACAGAAAGCTAA
- the LOC128134166 gene encoding formin-like protein 14: MDICVLTNTTITCRHCHHPPSPLVTVTTIATTTATTIATTIVTTTAATTTTVSTTNHYHHHHHLPPPPPQTPNITTTTTCNHHLPSPPPPTIATTTYHCHRNHLPPPQTPTITTTNTTCNHHLPSPPPPPLPPHPSPATTNYWITKDNEDIH, encoded by the coding sequence ATGGATATATGTGTATTAACAAACACCACAATCACCTGCCGTCACTGCCACCACCCACCGTCACCACTTGTCACCGTTACCACAATCGCCACTACTACTGCTACCACCATCGCCACCACCATCGTTACCACTACCGCCGCCACCACAACTACAGTCTCCACCActaaccactaccaccaccaccaccacctaccacctccaccaccacaaaCACCAAAcattactaccaccaccacctgcAACCACCACCTGCCATCGCCACCACCACCTACCATTGCCACCACCACGTACCACTGCCATCGCAACCACCTACCTCCACCACAAACACCAACCATTACTACCACCAACACCACCTGCAACCACCACCTACCATCACCGCCACCACCGCCACTACCACCCCACCCGTCACCTGCCACCACCAACTATTGGATTACTAAAGATAATGAAGATATCCACTGA